The Argentina anserina chromosome 3, drPotAnse1.1, whole genome shotgun sequence genome includes a region encoding these proteins:
- the LOC126789558 gene encoding uncharacterized protein LOC126789558, translating into MSYSACIIGKVQNRSLVQKINLTRLILLPTSSSIKMEKKKKKRCHWFITTQLNMQIDRMFMKTLHLFLLFQLCTSRDTMRGKEQLKDADGDYLVSKESKFELGFFSPGNSSHRYVGIWYSPSIVSEKTVVWVANRNNPINDTSGVLTINRYGELVLYAHSMQGIPIWSTNKSPLVQNINTSTLSAQLLDTGNLVVFQDDDNAIFSWQSFDYPTDTLIPGMKLGVNWKIGLEWVITSWKSQDNPATGDYTHRLDWKQTASPEFSTYKGSSKYWRSDPGPSASWVINQDGIYYYMNKTNGIERITLNGSEIQRFTWAEGDQQWKDSYAAPALRCDYYGHCGANSKCSPDNISLFECDCLPGFEPKYINEWNKNDGSDGCVSKRKEVSKCENGEGFVKVTRVKFPDTSIAARSEANTSNKVCGQGCLANCSCKAYLSLLNEEGSFDCLTWYDELMDILVYTEVGRDLYVRVDWIDLAEYAGKSNGFLKRRGMLAIPILCALLALVLIILSGCWWRKKKRNTTDITEADELEETKRHPELQFFDLNTLMAATNNFSRVNELGQGGFGSVYKGQLPNEQKIAVKRLSKTSGQGTEEFKNEVALIARLQHRNLVKLLGCCMKGEERMLVLEYMPNKSLDSFLFDRSRRSFLDWEKRFDIINGIARGVLYLHQDSRLRIIHRDLKTSNVLLDAEMNPKISDFGTARIFDGDQVQDKTNRVVGTYAYMSPEYAVFGRFSIKSDVFSFGIILLEVVSGKRNNSFSQEDPSMNLIRHVWDLWKEDRAMEIVDPTLESYNSDEVMRCIQVALLCLQEESDDRPAMSAIVFMLSGETSPPYPNQPAYVFRRNSGTTDADLSVPKESNSISNLTVTTVEARYLITNYLDFSNTLVIINVGWKEEILRLCSLSSHGSFAYILGDCMTASSFDIAKKPICLYSISFSLHSLPTLCQKIQLLLFHSYNYKLLRPQKMLLKALLFFLIFHISESSDTIRGNEEKLKDVNGEYLVSKESNFSLGFFSPGNSSYRYVGIWYSQIRVPEQTVVWVANRNSPINDTSGVLKINRYGELALYAYNLEHDPIWFTNISQSVQNVNTSTLSAQLLDTGNLVMFQDDENEVYAWQSFDHPTDTLIPGMKVGMNWKTGLEWVFTSWKSKDDPGTGDYSLRIYPDQIAIPQLFMYKGLNKYWRTDVGPTVFVDNQEETYYSMNDTNAITKVTVTNSVLQHLTWDDGVLQWKVEFSAPKSQCDVYGKCGANSKCNPDTLNQFECECLPGYVPKSLSDWNKRNGSGGCVSNRLGLLKCGDGDGFAKLERVKYPDTSIAALLHSGISAKKCEQLCLSNCSCTAYFSTGDEEDCFTWYYDLMDILVYSELEFDLHVRVNATVLAAYAGRSQGFLERRGMLAIPILSSVLALVLIIMLGCWWRKKNRNTKDFVDAEELQHRFFLPKPNIEETLHFFDLDTIIAATDHFSRVNELGHGGFGSVYKGKLPNEQNVAVKRLSKTSGQGIEEFKNEVALIARLQHRNLVKLLGCCIKGEERILVLEYMPNKSLDFFLFDHRRRSFLDWQRRFEIINGIARGILYLHQDSRLRIIHRDLKTSNVLLDDEMNPKISDFGMARIVHGNQHQDKTSRIVGTYGYMSPEYAVFGKFSTKSDIFSFGIIMLEIVTGQKNNGSNLDDPSMNLIGHVWKFWREGRALDIVDSTLKSYQSNEVIRCIQVALLCVQEDSKDRPSMSAVVFMLSGEASPPLPNQPAFVYRQNSGDDADPLLLYGPYSANDLTVTVMDAR; encoded by the exons ATGTCATATTCCGCATGCATTATTGGAAAAGTTCAAAATAGAAGTCTTGTCCAGAAGATCAACTTAACGCGGCTGATTTTACTGCCCACCAGCTCAAGTAtaaaaatggagaaaaaaaagaagaaaagatgcCACTGGTTCATTACTACACAACTGAATATGCAGATCGACAGAATGTTTATGAAAACTCTGCATctatttcttctctttcagTTGTGCACTTCCAGGGACACCATGAGAGGGAAAGAACAGTTGAAGGATGCTGATGGAGACTATTTAGTGTCCAAAGAAAGCAAGTTTGAGTTAGGTTTCTTCAGCCCCGGAAATTCCAGCCACCGGTATGTTGGAATTTGGTATTCTCCGAGTATAGTATCAGAAAAAACAGTGGTGTGGGTTGCAAACAGGAACAACCCCATCAATGATACCTCCGGTGTGCTCACAATCAACAGGTATGGAGAACTAGTCCTTTATGCACATAGCATGCAGGGCATTCCTATTTGGTCCACTAATAAGTCGCCGTTGGTCCAAAACATTAACACTAGCACTTTATCTGCACAGCTTTTGGATACAGGAAATTTAGTTGTGTTCCAGGATGATGATAATGCTATCTTTTCTTGGCAAAGTTTTGATTACCCTACAGATACACTGATTCCAGGTATGAAACTTGGGGTGAACTGGAAAATTGGGTTAGAATGGGTTATAACATCTTGGAAGTCACAAGATAACCCTGCAACTGGGGACTATACACATCGGCTTGATTGGAAGCAGACTGCCAGCCCAGAGTTTTCTACATATAAAGGTTCAAGTAAGTATTGGCGAAGTGATCCAGGACCCTCTGCTAGTTGGGTCATTAATCAAGATGGAATTTATTATTACATGAATAAGACCAATGGAATTGAAAGAATAACCTTGAATGGTTCTGAAATACAGCGCTTTACATGGGCTGAAGGAGACCAACAATGGAAGGATAGCTATGCTGCACCGGCATTACGGTGTGACTATTATGGACATTGTGGCGCCAACAGCAAATGTAGCCCTGACAATATTAGTTTGTTTGAGTGTGATTGTCTACCTGGTTTTGAACCAAAATATATTAATGAGTGGAATAAGAATGATGGGTCTGATGGATGTGTGAGTAAGCGGAAGGAAGTTTCTAAGTGTGAGAATGGGGAAGGGTTTGTGAAGGTGACAAGAGTTAAATTTCCAGATACATCCATAGCAGCTCGATCGGAAGCAAACACTAGTAACAAAGTGTGTGGGCAAGGGTGCTTGGCAAATTGTTCTTGCAAAGCATATCTGAGCCTTCTAAATGAAGAAGGCTCTTTTGATTGTTTGACATGGTACGATGAATTGATGGATATTTTAGTGTACACAGAGGTTGGACGAGATCTATATGTTCGTGTTGATTGGATTGACTTAG CTGAGTATGCTGGAAAATCAAATGGTTTCTTGAAAAGAAGGGGTATGCTGGCTATTCCAATACTCTGTGCTTTGCTAGCATTAGTACTGATCATTCTGAGCGGCTGTTGGTGGCGtaagaaaaaaaggaatacAACAG ATATTACAGAGGCAGATGAACTTGAGGAAACTAAGAGACACCCCGAATTGCAATTTTTCGATTTGAACACATTAATGGCAGCCACAAATAACTTCTCTCGTGTCAATGAACTTGGCCAAGGTGGTTTTGGTTCTGTTTATAAG GGTCAATTACCAAATGAGCAGAAGATTGCTGTGAAAAGGTTGTCTAAAACATCAGGACAAGGAACTGAAGAATTCAAAAATGAAGTAGCACTCATAGCAAGACTTCAACACCGGAATCTTGTAAAGCTCTTAGGCTGTTGTATGAAGGGGGAAGAACGGATGTTAGTCCTGGAATACATGCCGAACAAAAGCCTGGATTCATTTCTCTTTG ATCGCTCAAGACGATCCTTCTTGGATTGGGAAAAGCGCTTTGACATCATTAATGGAATTGCTCGTGGGGTTCTGTATCTTCACCAAGACTCAAGACTGAGGATTATACATAGAGATCTAAAAACCAGCAATGTTCTTTTAGATGCTGAAATGAACCCaaaaatttctgattttggcaCGGCTAGAATATTTGATGGAGATCAGGTTCAGGATAAAACGAATAGAGTTGTTGGAACATA TGCCTACATGTCACCAGAGTATGCAGTGTTTGGCAGATTTTCAATTAAATCAGATGTCTTTAGTTTTGGGATCATATTGTTAGAGGTTGTGAGTGGCAAAAGAAACAATAGCTTTTCTCAAGAGGATCCTTCCATGAACTTGATAAGACAT GTTTGGGACCTCTGGAAAGAAGACAGAGCCATGGAGATTGTGGATCCGACTCTGGAGTCATATAACTCTGATGAGGTCATGAGATGCATACAAGTTGCACTCTTGTGCTTGCAAGAAGAGTCAGATGACCGGCCGGCCATGTCTGCCATCGTTTTTATGTTGAGTGGTGAAACATCTCCTCCTTATCCTAACCAACCTGCATATGTATTCAGAAGAAACTCCGGCACCACCGATGCCGATTTATCAGTACCAAAAGAATCAAATTCTATAAGCAACTTGACAGTAACTACAGTGGAAGCACGGTA CTTAATCACCAACTACTTGGACTTTTCGAACACTTTGGTCATCATCAATGTGGGCTGGAAGGAAGAGAT ACTTCGCCTGTGTTCCTTGTCTTCCCATGGGAGTTTTGCTTATATTCTAGGTGACTGCATGACTGCATCCTCGTTTGATATAGCGAAGAAGCCCATTTGCTTATATTCTATATCATTTTCTCTTCATTCCCTCCCAACTTTATGTCAAAAAATACAACTACTGCTGTTTCATAGCTACAACTACAAGCTGTTAAGGCCCCAGAAAATGTTGCTCAAAGCTCTGCTTTTCTTCCtcatcttccacatttccGAGTCCAGTGACACCATAAGAGGGAATGAAGAGAAACTGAAGGATGTTAATGGAGAATACTTAGTGTCCAAAGAAAGCAACTTCTCATTGGGTTTCTTCAGCCCCGGAAATTCTAGCTATAGGTATGTTGGAATTTGGTATTCTCAGATTAGAGTACCTGAACAAACAGTGGTGTGGGTTGCAAACAGGAATAGTCCCATCAATGATACCTCTGGTGTGCTCAAAATAAACAGGTACGGAGAACTGGCCCTCTATGCATATAATTTGGAGCATGATCCTATATGGTTCACAAATATTTCGCAGTCGGTCCAAAATGTGAACACAAGCACTTTATCTGCACAGCTTTTAGATACAGGAAATTTAGTTATGTTCCAggatgatgaaaatgaagtCTATGCATGGCAAAGTTTTGATCATCCAACAGATACTCTAATTCCAGGTATGAAAGTTGGAATGAACTGGAAAACTGGACTAGAATGGGTTTTTACATCTTGGAAGTCAAAAGATGACCCTGGAACTGGGGACTATAGCTTAAGGATCTATCCGGATCAGATTGCAATCCCCCAATTATTTATGTACAAGGGTCTGAATAAGTATTGGCGAACTGATGTAGGGCCTACTGTTTTCGTCGATAATCAAGAGGAAACTTATTATTCCATGAACGACACCAATGCAATTACAAAAGTAACAGTGACTAATTCTGTGTTACAGCACCTTACATGGGATGATGGTGTCCTTCAGTGGAAGGTAGAGTTCTCTGCACCAAAGTCCCAGTGTGACGTTTATGGAAAGTGTGGAGCCAACAGCAAATGTAACCCTGATACTCTTAATCAATTTGAGTGTGAATGTTTACCAGGTTATGTGCCTAAGTCTTTAAGTGATTGGAATAAGAGAAATGGGTCAGGTGGATGTGTGAGTAATCGGCTTGGTTTATTAAAGTGTGGAGATGGAGATGGGTTTGCGAAGCTGGAAAGAGTTAAATATCCAGACACATCGATAGCAGCATTGTTACATTCAGGTATTAGTGCCAAAAAGTGTGAGCAGCTGTGCCTAAGTAATTGTTCTTGCACTGCTTATTTTAGCActggagatgaagaagactGCTTCACATGGTATTATGACTTGATGGACATTTTAGTGTACTCAGAGTTGGAGTTTGATCTGCACGTTCGTGTAAATGCAACCGTTTTAG CTGCTTATGCAGGAAGATCGCAAGGTTTCTTGGAAAGGAGGGGTATGTTGGCTATTCCAATACTGTCTTCTGTGCTTGCATTGGTACTAATCATTATGCTTGGCTGTTGGTGGCGTAAGAAgaacagaaacacaaaag ATTTTGTGGACGCCGAAGAGCTTCAGCATAGATTTTTTCTGCCAAAACCTAACATAGAAGAAACATTGCACTTTTTCGATCTTGACACTATAATCGCAGCCACGGACCACTTCTCTCGAGTCAATGAACTTGGCCATGGTGGCTTTGGCTCTGTTTATAAG GGCAAGCTACCGAATGAACAGAATGTTGCTGTGAAAAGATTGTCAAAAACTTCAGGACAAGGGATAGAAGAATTTAAAAATGAAGTTGCCCTCATAGCAAGACTTCAGCACAGAAACCTTGTGAAACTTTTAGGCTGTTGTATAAAGGGAGAAGAAAGGATTTTAGTCCTAGAATACATGCCTAACAAAAGCTTGGACTTCTTTCTTTTCG ATCATAGAAGACGGTCCTTCTTGGATTGGCAAAGGCGCTTTGAAATCATCAACGGGATTGCTCGTGGAATTCTGTATCTTCACCAAGATTCAAGATTAAGGATTATACACAGAGATTTAAAAACCAGCAATGTTCTACTTGATGATGAGATGAACCCaaaaatttctgattttggcaTGGCTAGAATAGTCCACGGGAATCAACACCAAGATAAGACGAGCAGGATTGTTGGAACATA TGGCTACATGTCGCCTGAGTACGCTGTATTTGGGAAATTTTCCACAAAGTCTGACATCTTCAGCTTTGGGATCATAATGTTGGAGATTGTAACTGGCCAGAAAAATAATGGTTCTAATCTAGACGATCCCTCCATGAATTTGATAGGACAT GTCTGGAAGTTCTGGAGAGAAGGTAGAGCCTTAGATATTGTGGATTCGACACTGAAGTCATATCAGTCTAATGAAGTCATTAGGTGCATACAAGTTGCCCTCTTGTGCGTACAAGAAGATTCAAAGGACCGACCTTCCATGTCAGCCGTTGTTTTCATGTTGAGTGGTGAAGCATCTCCTCCATTGCCTAATCAGCCGGCATTTGTTTATAGACAAAATTCCGGCGATGATGCTGATCCATTACTTTTATATGGACCTTACTCTGCAAACGACTTGACAGTAACAGTAATGGATGCTCGATAA
- the LOC126787658 gene encoding G-type lectin S-receptor-like serine/threonine-protein kinase RKS1, which yields MFLTPFLLFFSFPLCISIDTIGPNQYVKDSETIVSKAMKFELGFFSPGNSSYRYVGIWYANIPEKPVIWMANRDNPIKDSSGVLTNRYGNLVLYAYKENLTIWSAKVSVQTTSSTSAQILDTGNLVLVKSNSVDYIWQSFDYPTDTVIPGMKIGLNHKTGLDSFLTSWKSENDPGIGDYSYRLSLNGSPQFSLYNGSSKYFRTAMWPWSPSPSTTPYAYDYNFVHNQVGTYLIDSSNKSSEISRLVLQYNGILQHLIWNDVEGQWKEVWAAPKYKCDPYGHCGPFSECSLDNIRSECSCLPGYQPSSSGNWSEGIWSDGCVTKQLGVSIKCGKKFVKVEHVKLPDASISGLLDTRMGESECKRACQNNCSCVAFSSLEIDGGGGCMTWYGKLMDILILAELGRDFYIRADGTESAENDRKPRGFLKRRGMLAVLIIPALLVLSLIMLAYWWLIKRKTEAIRLKSTWGRQYSHSSRHPDLQLFHLSTIIAATDDFSLANKLGEGGFGSVYVGQLSNQQKIAVKRLSKSSRQGVEEFKNEVTLIAKLQHRNLVKLLGCCVEEEEKLLIYEYLPNKSLDFFLFDQTRRSALDWRNRFAIITGVARGILYLHEDSRLRIVHRDLKASNVLLDADMKPKISDFGLARIFDGDQLQDETRTIVGTYGYMSPEYAAYGKFSTKSDVFSFGVILLEIISGKKNNASYEQDHSLNLIGHVWHLWREQNILDIVDVLLQSYNVDEVLRFLQIGLLCLEENATDRPTMSEVVLMLSGERALASPQRPAFIFKKTFHNSAGLLITDGFYSTNGMTVTKVVGR from the exons ATGTTTCTGACTCCTTTTCTTCTGTTCTTTTCCTTCCCTTTATGCATTTCCATAGACACCATAGGACCCAACCAGTATGTCAAGGATAGTGAGACAATAGTATCTAAAGCAATGAAGTTTGAGCTAGGCTTCTTCAGCCCTGGTAACTCTAGTTACAGGTATGTTGGAATTTGGTATGCTAACATACCTGAAAAACCAGTGATATGGATGGCAAATAGGGACAATCCGATTAAAGATTCATCTGGTGTCCTCACAAACAGGTATGGAAACTTGGTTCTCTATGCTTATAAGGAAAACTTAACTATTTGGTCTGCAAAGGTATCAGTCCAAACTACTAGTAGTACTTCAGCTCAAATTTTAGATACAGGAAACTTGGTTTTGGTCAAGAGTAACAGTGTAGACTACATATGGCAAAGCTTTGATTATCCAACAGATACTGTGATTCCAGGAATGAAAATTGGGTTGAATCATAAGACCGGTCTGGACAGCTTCTTAACATCCTGGAAGTCAGAAAATGACCCTGGAATTGGGGACTATTCATATAGGCTCAGCCTTAATGGCTCTCCACAATTCAGTCTGTATAATGGTTCAAGTAAGTATTTTCGAACAGCTATGTGGCCTTGGAGTCCATCACCGAGTACCACACCATATGCATATGACTACAATTTTGTCCATAATCAAGTTGGGACATACTTGATAGATTCTTCTAATAAATCCTCTGAAATTTCGAGACTTGTGCTGCAATATAATGGCATACTTCAGCACCTAATATGGAATGATGTTGAGGGGCAATGGAAGGAAGTGTGGGCGGCACCAAAGTATAAATGTGACCCATACGGACATTGTGGCCCCTTCAGTGAATGTAGTCTTGACAATATCCGATCCGAGTGTTCATGTTTGCCAGGGTATCAACCAAGTTCTTCAGGGAATTGGTCAGAGGGAATTTGGTCAGATGGGTGTGTGACTAAGCAGTTAGGAGTATCTATTAAGTGTGGCAAAAAATTTGTGAAGGTTGAACATGTGAAGCTTCCAGATGCATCAATATCAGGTTTGCTGGACACAAGAATGGGTGAAAGTGAGTGCAAGAGGGCATGCCAGAACAATTGTTCATGTGTTGCATTTTCAAGTCTAGAAATTGATGGAGGTGGCGGTTGCATGACATGGTATGGGAAATTGATGGACATTCTAATATTGGCAGAGCTGGGACGAGATTTCTATATTCGAGCAGATGGAACTGAGTCAG CTGAGAATGACAGAAAACCAAGAGGTTTCCTCAAAAGGAGGGGAATGCTTGCTGTTCTAATTATACCTGCTCTACTGGTACTTTCTCTCATCATGTTGGCTTATTGGTGGCTTATCAAGAGAAAGACTGAAG CCATTAGATTGAAAAGCACATGGGGGAGGCAGTACTCTCATTCTAGTAGACACCCAGATTTGCAACTTTTCCATCTCAGCACAATAATAGCTGCAACAGATGACTTCTCTCTGGCTAATAAACTCGGAGAAGGTGGTTTTGGCTCTGTTTATGTG GGCCAGTTATCCAACCAACAGAAGATTGCTGTGAAAAGATTGTCCAAGAGTTCAAGGCAAGGAGTTGAAGAATTTAAAAACGAAGTTACACTCATTGCAAAACTTCAACACAGGAATCTTGTGAAGCTTTTGGGATGTTGTGTAGAGGAAGAGGAGAAGTTGTTAATCTATGAATACCTGCCAAACAAAAGCTTggacttctttctttttg ATCAAACTCGAAGGTCTGCCTTGGATTGGAGAAATCGATTTGCAATAATCACTGGAGTTGCTCGTGGAATTTTATATCTCCACGAAGACTCAAGGTTGAGAATTGTCCACAGGGATCTGAAAGCTAGCAATGTCTTGCTTGATGCTGACATGAAGCCTAAAATTTCAGATTTCGGCTTGGCTAGAATATTTGATGGGGACCAACTGCAGGATGAGACACGAACAATTGTTGGAACATA TGGTTATATGTCACCAGAGTACGCAGCATATGGAAaattttcaacaaaatcagaTGTATTTAGCTTTGGGGTCATACTGTTGGAGATTATTAgtggaaagaaaaataatgctTCTTATGAGCAGGATCATTCCCTCAATTTGATAGGCCAT GTATGGCACCTATGGAGAGAACAGAATATCCTAGACATTGTGGATGTCCTACTGCAGTCATATAACGTTGATGAAGTGCTGAGATTCCTTCAGATTGGTCTCTTATGTCTGGAAGAAAATGCAACAGATAGGCCAACTATGTCCGAAGTTGTCCTCATGTTGAGTGGTGAAAGAGCTCTTGCATCCCCTCAACGACCAGCATTCATCTTCAAAAAAACTTTCCACAATAGTGCTGGTTTATTAATAACAGATGGATTTTATTCTACTAATGGTATGACAGTCACCAAAGTCGTAGGTCGATGA